Proteins encoded together in one Kutzneria kofuensis window:
- a CDS encoding AAA family ATPase: MLFEGGLLSTAGLDARTESVVLAAIDRRTAPVRPSDFLAAALSSGDRQVLTAVTMALDGEAEVDHVRQIIDLHNPPGSAPDEFDGRRERFSAAALRALDEFDAARHGDTAAGVELELLLVHVLRQLDVQLKILDTELAVRGLRDHIRLAVTPSAELFEGASGRLRSELFTEPAWVVLQNACVRAAELGFDRVLPPHVFLALLGETEGLAERLVRLQAPAEAGPARVADAVANALRISERAQDPLQLRRADLGDTAVALLHAAHRLAELWQVDRIGPQHLLGALLADPPARLVSILEREPLRLNLATARRQLEEFLRDVRGNPPPEVAFRIPGDLLPAEDLTHTARTDGIPAAPHLDEPIEAITRALFRRSGNHVLITGHGGVGRTALVRELARRAAGGKIAFLRHKRFVWADGRDVAPVDSGRKLAAVFTHVAGRTDLVLCLDGLGQLLRSESAADNRMLLRAVLKEGRVQLIGIMDATDYEDLLAGDHAMRSLVTRVELREPDRETALDMVTHTAETLAAEFGLAIEPKAVERAVGLCADYILNDRLPRKAVSVLRRACEDLDFERTVQGSDRKAVTAEDVTRVVSQLSGVPEGQLSGVDPAAGEDYTAALRSDVIGQDHAVQAVAEELRLIKFGLRSGSVLFFAGQTGVGKSELAKALARFYSASKRLQVYTMGNFLEGHSVTGIIGVAAGYVGHERGGRLINELNADPYCVFLLDEAEKAHPDVWKPFLNLFDEGWIEDQRGVRAHADRAIFIMTSNAGADLIADQFGRQVERSEIERNVRNHLTKVQHAATREPVFPPEFLARIRRVVVFNPLDRAAMAGIARKMLGRRERFWSESREKRLVVPDSVVEHIATVAHARNRDSGGKEGGRIVDKLIAELVEDPIVRAATSRSQDYLACQRIELIHQPNTNRVDVVFSREDQR; this comes from the coding sequence GTGCTGTTCGAGGGTGGCCTGCTGAGCACCGCGGGCCTGGACGCCAGAACCGAGTCGGTGGTGCTGGCCGCGATCGACCGCCGGACGGCGCCGGTGCGCCCCAGCGACTTCCTGGCCGCTGCGTTGTCATCCGGCGATCGGCAGGTGCTGACCGCCGTCACGATGGCGCTGGACGGTGAGGCCGAGGTCGATCACGTGCGGCAGATCATCGACCTGCATAATCCGCCGGGCTCCGCGCCCGATGAGTTCGACGGCCGGCGCGAGCGGTTCTCCGCCGCCGCGCTGCGGGCGCTCGACGAGTTCGACGCGGCCCGCCACGGCGACACGGCCGCGGGCGTCGAGCTGGAGTTGTTGCTGGTGCACGTGCTTCGGCAGCTGGACGTCCAGTTGAAGATCCTGGACACCGAGCTGGCCGTCCGCGGGCTGCGTGACCACATCCGGCTGGCGGTCACGCCGAGCGCCGAACTGTTCGAGGGGGCGTCCGGGCGGTTGCGCTCCGAACTGTTCACCGAGCCGGCCTGGGTGGTGCTGCAGAACGCGTGCGTGCGGGCTGCGGAGCTGGGCTTCGACCGAGTGCTGCCGCCGCACGTCTTCCTCGCTCTGCTCGGCGAGACCGAGGGTTTGGCCGAGCGGCTGGTGCGGTTGCAGGCGCCAGCCGAGGCGGGCCCGGCCCGGGTGGCCGATGCAGTGGCCAACGCGCTGCGAATCTCCGAGCGCGCCCAGGATCCGCTCCAGCTGCGCCGCGCCGACCTGGGCGACACCGCGGTCGCGCTGCTGCACGCCGCCCACCGGCTGGCCGAGCTGTGGCAGGTGGACCGTATCGGGCCGCAGCATCTGCTCGGCGCGCTGCTGGCCGATCCGCCGGCGCGGCTGGTGTCGATCCTGGAGCGGGAGCCGCTGCGGCTCAACCTGGCCACCGCGCGCCGTCAGCTGGAAGAGTTCCTGCGCGACGTCCGCGGCAACCCGCCGCCCGAGGTGGCGTTCCGGATCCCCGGCGATCTGCTGCCGGCCGAGGATCTCACGCACACCGCCCGTACAGACGGCATTCCGGCCGCGCCGCACCTGGACGAGCCGATCGAGGCCATCACGCGGGCCCTGTTCCGCCGGTCGGGCAACCACGTCCTGATCACCGGCCACGGCGGGGTCGGCCGCACCGCGCTGGTCCGCGAGCTGGCCCGGCGCGCCGCCGGCGGCAAGATCGCGTTCCTGCGGCACAAGCGCTTCGTATGGGCGGACGGTCGCGACGTCGCCCCCGTGGATAGCGGGCGCAAGCTGGCCGCGGTCTTCACGCACGTGGCCGGCCGCACCGACCTGGTGCTCTGCCTCGACGGGCTCGGGCAGCTGCTGCGCAGCGAGTCCGCCGCCGACAACCGGATGCTGCTGCGGGCCGTGCTCAAGGAGGGCCGGGTGCAGCTGATCGGGATCATGGACGCCACCGACTACGAGGACCTGCTGGCCGGCGACCACGCCATGCGATCGCTGGTGACCCGGGTGGAGCTGCGCGAGCCGGACCGGGAGACCGCGCTGGACATGGTCACCCACACGGCGGAGACCCTGGCCGCGGAGTTCGGGCTGGCGATCGAGCCGAAGGCCGTCGAGCGCGCGGTCGGCCTGTGCGCCGACTACATCCTCAATGACCGGCTCCCCCGCAAGGCCGTCTCCGTGCTGCGGCGGGCCTGCGAGGACCTCGACTTCGAACGCACCGTCCAGGGCAGCGACCGCAAGGCCGTCACCGCCGAGGACGTGACCCGCGTGGTGTCGCAGCTGTCCGGTGTGCCCGAAGGGCAGCTGTCCGGCGTCGACCCCGCGGCCGGCGAGGACTACACCGCCGCGCTCCGGTCCGACGTCATCGGCCAGGACCACGCCGTGCAGGCGGTCGCCGAGGAGCTGCGCCTGATCAAGTTCGGGCTGCGCAGCGGGTCGGTGCTGTTCTTCGCCGGCCAGACCGGCGTGGGCAAGTCGGAGCTGGCCAAGGCGCTGGCCCGGTTCTACTCGGCGTCCAAGCGGCTGCAGGTCTACACGATGGGCAACTTCCTCGAGGGGCACTCGGTGACCGGCATCATCGGCGTGGCCGCCGGCTACGTCGGGCACGAGCGCGGCGGCCGGCTGATCAACGAGCTGAACGCCGACCCGTACTGCGTGTTCCTGCTGGACGAGGCCGAGAAGGCGCACCCGGACGTGTGGAAGCCGTTCCTGAACCTGTTCGACGAGGGCTGGATCGAGGACCAACGGGGCGTGCGCGCGCACGCCGACCGAGCCATCTTCATCATGACCTCGAACGCCGGCGCCGATCTGATCGCCGACCAGTTCGGCCGACAGGTGGAGCGGTCCGAGATCGAGCGCAACGTCCGCAACCACCTGACCAAGGTGCAGCACGCCGCCACCCGGGAACCGGTCTTCCCGCCGGAGTTCCTCGCCCGGATCCGGCGGGTCGTGGTGTTCAACCCGCTGGACCGGGCCGCGATGGCCGGCATCGCCCGCAAGATGCTGGGCCGGCGGGAGCGGTTCTGGTCGGAGAGCCGGGAGAAGCGGCTCGTCGTGCCGGACAGCGTGGTCGAGCACATCGCGACCGTGGCGCACGCGCGCAACCGGGACTCGGGCGGCAAGGAGGGCGGGCGCATCGTCGACAAGCTCATCGCCGAACTGGTGGAGGACCCGATCGTGCGCGCGGCGACCAGCCGATCCCAGGACTACCTGGCGTGCCAGCGGATCGAGCTGATCCACCAGCCGAACACTAACCGCGTCGACGTCGTCTTCTCGCGGGAGGACCAGCGGTGA
- a CDS encoding CHAT domain-containing protein produces the protein MAELRVSVQGAPADLTMTCNYELRSSTADGAGSLQQEYVVEPSPDLVSRSCKELDRIVTQAVGANQIGASSKGANPTARLVQIGSLLYNALFPSADGSIPELVRRLRETEGPLLLRTNESAIPWELLHDGEDFLAMGRDIGRHPHVTKRVVAGRRLDAIGRALVIGDPLGDLPAARAEAERISSWLRDRDVECTTLIGEQADTLGVHGELATGTYDLLHYCGHVVMAEGTPYAGMYLHGKDLFDQRSMNNLDAHGAPPVVFVNGCASADRLANLCVPFMVKGAKIVVGTRHPVGDVPSREFAERFYTELVGGATAGGAVRAARRALRDAGKIEWASFVLYGDPATRVAVGEPPRPTPQRPPSEVDGYRMDGEARAVIDRMVRNAGPAGFATSLELFLELMATDVVRGRITAAVGAEQLTVATFATDLLRTFQGTMPAGGADSDRTVKVSDTVTTVLVRAERAAQAAGRDTITVTDLIDEFVAVGGGTSGPLLAMMGIPLHSLGKAGAQPSVPLPSAPLPGPTRRDPATADALFDEAGDIRADRVDPDVARAIRTAGLLGSLSGNPISSGLLLYGLAAAGGGTLYDALERQGDAGKAAIESLTPARRTRQNRFSPRLRKTLLAALEDGQRLDEAAVLRQLLSEPSSAREMLTRAGVDVTRLLADL, from the coding sequence GTGGCCGAGCTGCGCGTGAGCGTGCAGGGCGCGCCCGCCGACCTGACCATGACCTGCAACTACGAACTCCGCTCGTCGACCGCCGATGGTGCCGGTTCGCTCCAGCAGGAGTACGTGGTGGAGCCCTCGCCAGACCTGGTCTCGCGGTCGTGCAAGGAACTCGACCGGATCGTTACCCAGGCGGTCGGTGCCAACCAGATCGGGGCCAGCTCGAAGGGCGCGAACCCGACAGCGCGGCTGGTTCAGATCGGGTCGCTCCTGTACAACGCTCTGTTCCCATCGGCCGACGGCAGCATTCCCGAGCTGGTCCGACGGTTGCGGGAGACCGAGGGGCCGCTGCTGCTGCGCACCAACGAGTCGGCGATTCCATGGGAGTTGCTGCACGACGGCGAAGATTTCTTGGCGATGGGGCGCGACATCGGTCGGCACCCGCACGTGACCAAGCGGGTGGTCGCGGGCCGCCGCCTGGACGCGATCGGCCGGGCGCTGGTCATCGGCGACCCGCTCGGCGACCTGCCGGCGGCCCGGGCCGAGGCGGAGCGGATCAGCTCGTGGCTACGGGATCGGGACGTCGAGTGCACGACGCTGATCGGCGAGCAGGCCGACACCCTCGGCGTGCACGGCGAGTTGGCCACCGGCACCTACGACCTGCTGCACTACTGCGGGCACGTGGTGATGGCGGAGGGCACTCCGTATGCCGGCATGTACCTGCACGGCAAGGACCTGTTCGACCAGCGCTCAATGAACAACCTGGACGCCCATGGCGCCCCGCCCGTGGTGTTCGTGAACGGGTGTGCTTCGGCTGACCGGCTGGCCAACCTGTGCGTGCCGTTCATGGTGAAGGGCGCGAAGATCGTCGTGGGCACCCGGCACCCCGTCGGGGACGTGCCCTCCCGCGAGTTCGCCGAGCGCTTCTACACCGAGCTGGTTGGCGGCGCGACCGCCGGCGGCGCGGTGCGGGCCGCCCGGCGGGCGCTGCGGGACGCCGGCAAGATCGAGTGGGCGTCGTTCGTGCTCTACGGCGATCCCGCCACCAGGGTCGCCGTCGGAGAGCCGCCGCGCCCGACGCCGCAGCGTCCACCGTCCGAAGTAGACGGATATCGGATGGACGGTGAGGCGCGGGCGGTGATCGATCGGATGGTGCGCAACGCAGGCCCGGCCGGCTTCGCCACGTCGCTCGAGTTGTTCCTGGAACTGATGGCAACGGATGTGGTGCGGGGCCGGATCACCGCCGCGGTCGGCGCAGAACAGCTCACCGTGGCCACCTTTGCCACCGACCTGTTGCGCACCTTCCAGGGCACCATGCCGGCGGGCGGGGCCGACTCCGACCGGACCGTGAAGGTGTCCGACACCGTCACCACCGTGCTGGTACGGGCCGAACGCGCCGCGCAGGCGGCCGGGCGCGACACCATCACCGTCACCGATCTCATCGACGAGTTCGTCGCGGTGGGTGGCGGCACGTCCGGCCCGCTGCTGGCGATGATGGGGATTCCGTTGCACAGCCTCGGCAAGGCGGGCGCTCAACCGTCCGTGCCCCTGCCGTCCGCACCACTACCTGGCCCAACGCGGCGCGACCCCGCCACCGCGGATGCCTTGTTCGACGAGGCCGGAGACATCCGCGCGGACCGTGTCGATCCCGATGTCGCCCGCGCGATCCGCACGGCCGGACTGTTGGGCTCACTCAGCGGCAATCCGATCTCCAGCGGCCTGCTGCTCTATGGCCTCGCCGCCGCCGGCGGCGGCACCCTGTACGACGCGCTCGAACGTCAGGGCGACGCCGGGAAGGCCGCGATCGAGTCGTTGACACCGGCCCGTCGGACCCGGCAGAACCGGTTCTCACCGCGGCTGCGGAAGACGCTGCTGGCCGCCCTAGAGGATGGGCAACGTCTCGACGAGGCCGCGGTGTTGCGGCAACTGCTGTCGGAACCGTCGTCGGCGCGGGAGATGCTGACCCGGGCCGGGGTCGACGTCACCCGTCTGCTGGCGGACCTGTAG
- a CDS encoding proline iminopeptidase-family hydrolase, which produces MINRREVLKAATGLTVGGAMSVVASATPAFGAPQDLRPGERYVDVPGGRVWVNVVGSGWRPPLLVLHGGPGAGHDYLEPLGEFATSRAVVFYDQLGCGRSDKPDNPSLWTIDRFVAEVHAVRRALKLNRHHLYGHSWGGWLAIEYLLRRSPRGVGAVVLSSTSASAAQFVAGTRYLRTLLPADVQQVLDHYEAKGDFTAPEYLDAVNVFYRNFLCRLDPYPEPLLRSAANLAGNQVYATMGGPNELSVTGNLASWHRTSQVSCIQNPVLLTRGRYDEFAEPCTDTLQRLLPRAERVEFPHSAHVAMWEDQQAYLHALTSFLTAWDPIVGWYT; this is translated from the coding sequence ATGATCAACCGCCGCGAGGTGCTCAAGGCGGCCACCGGCTTGACGGTCGGCGGAGCCATGTCCGTGGTCGCTTCTGCCACGCCCGCCTTCGGTGCCCCACAAGATCTCCGGCCGGGAGAACGATACGTCGACGTCCCCGGCGGCCGGGTCTGGGTCAACGTTGTCGGCAGCGGATGGCGTCCCCCGCTGCTGGTCCTCCACGGCGGACCCGGTGCCGGACACGACTACCTCGAACCGCTGGGCGAGTTCGCCACCAGCCGGGCGGTCGTGTTCTACGACCAGCTCGGCTGCGGTCGTTCGGACAAGCCCGACAACCCGTCACTGTGGACGATCGACCGGTTCGTCGCCGAGGTCCACGCGGTCCGGCGTGCCCTGAAGCTGAATCGACACCACTTGTACGGGCACTCGTGGGGCGGCTGGCTCGCCATCGAGTACCTGCTGCGCCGGTCACCGCGCGGCGTCGGCGCCGTCGTGCTGTCCAGCACCTCGGCCAGCGCCGCACAGTTCGTTGCCGGCACCCGGTATCTGCGCACGCTCCTTCCCGCCGACGTGCAACAGGTCCTGGACCACTACGAGGCGAAGGGCGACTTCACCGCGCCCGAGTACCTCGACGCGGTGAACGTCTTCTACCGGAACTTCCTGTGCCGCCTGGACCCGTATCCCGAGCCCCTGCTGCGCAGCGCCGCGAACCTCGCCGGCAACCAGGTGTACGCCACGATGGGCGGGCCGAACGAGCTATCCGTCACCGGCAACCTCGCCTCCTGGCACCGCACGTCGCAGGTGTCCTGCATCCAGAATCCCGTTCTGCTGACGCGCGGGCGCTACGACGAGTTCGCCGAGCCCTGCACGGACACGCTGCAGCGGCTCCTTCCGCGCGCCGAGCGGGTCGAGTTCCCGCACAGCGCGCACGTCGCCATGTGGGAGGACCAACAGGCCTACCTTCACGCCCTGACGTCATTTCTGACCGCCTGGGATCCGATCGTCGGCTGGTACACATGA
- a CDS encoding phage portal protein, with the protein MTIPTIQSGLDDLGWLLRLIRAHGAQIPDLDVLDAYHEGQQPLSYMHPELLQRLDQRVRQVVINWPELVVDSLDERLDLTGFRMGGKDEADKELWRIWQANRLDLYAQQAHVDALVMGRAFAAVGTNENDARTPLVTVESPLEVHVELDPRTRILRAALKRWREDDSGTVIGLAPTNATLYLPNRCAQPTRATATEDLAMRHTPRAIRGRRGRAEHHPPVPQPDIDHEHALPCARRPRRGQAARNALMHLGDRSASVTCCDWDSRFTSACEAVFTAEGSRMPGSPPQAPRADALCERMIGTLRRELLDRLLIAKADHDAESNCRAPYAVSVCGDSRQ; encoded by the coding sequence ATAACGATCCCAACCATCCAAAGTGGACTTGACGACCTAGGCTGGCTACTGCGGTTAATCCGAGCTCACGGTGCACAGATTCCCGATCTCGATGTGCTGGACGCCTACCATGAGGGCCAGCAACCCCTGTCCTACATGCACCCCGAGCTGTTGCAGCGGCTGGATCAGCGGGTGCGGCAGGTCGTGATCAACTGGCCAGAGCTAGTCGTCGACAGCCTCGACGAACGGCTGGACCTGACCGGGTTCCGCATGGGCGGCAAGGACGAAGCCGACAAGGAACTATGGCGGATCTGGCAGGCCAACCGCCTTGACCTCTACGCCCAGCAGGCCCATGTGGACGCGTTGGTGATGGGGCGGGCGTTCGCGGCCGTCGGCACCAACGAGAACGATGCGCGCACCCCGCTGGTGACCGTGGAGTCGCCGCTGGAGGTCCACGTCGAACTCGACCCGCGCACCCGGATCTTGCGGGCGGCGCTCAAGCGGTGGCGCGAGGACGACTCCGGCACCGTGATCGGCCTGGCACCCACCAACGCCACGCTCTACCTGCCGAACCGCTGCGCCCAACCGACGCGGGCGACGGCGACAGAGGACCTCGCGATGCGGCACACGCCGCGTGCCATCCGTGGGCGCCGAGGACGGGCCGAACACCATCCACCTGTCCCGCAGCCGGACATAGATCACGAACACGCCTTGCCTTGCGCGCGCCGACCACGTCGCGGACAGGCGGCTCGTAACGCACTGATGCATCTCGGCGATCGGTCAGCTTCGGTGACCTGCTGCGACTGGGACTCGCGGTTCACCTCGGCATGTGAGGCAGTGTTCACCGCCGAGGGTAGCCGGATGCCGGGCAGTCCGCCCCAAGCTCCGCGAGCGGACGCGCTCTGTGAACGGATGATCGGCACGCTGCGGCGCGAACTGTTGGACCGGTTGCTGATCGCCAAAGCTGATCACGACGCCGAATCGAATTGTCGAGCGCCATACGCTGTCAGCGTATGTGGCGATTCGCGCCAGTGA
- a CDS encoding terminase TerL endonuclease subunit, which translates to MQDDPARAPYRFVYLRNVPDDAVPWDERNWFLSNPARENSFRQYRLNQWVQQSTRWMPMHLYTLCAGTEPTEPARLRAQLPRRPSWGGLDLASKLDLTAWCLLVPDGVDGHPSVVWRFWLPEAAVKFLDEHTDHRVSRWAKAGWITVTPGEVIDYDTVEADISADCAELRVADMSYDEWSGEPVRQRLEKRTKAPMCPVPQTYRGLTPGMTEVMALTRSRAWSHHANCVAAWCFDNVEVPSPAGEPDLIRPDKPERGKTGKRIDAVPITAMADGGCAGRSCASHHAWPSWGEEPAEGNRLLR; encoded by the coding sequence ATCCAGGACGATCCCGCCCGCGCTCCGTACCGCTTCGTCTACCTACGCAATGTCCCCGACGACGCCGTCCCCTGGGACGAACGCAACTGGTTCCTGTCCAACCCCGCCCGGGAGAACTCGTTCCGGCAGTACCGCCTGAACCAGTGGGTACAGCAGTCCACTCGGTGGATGCCGATGCACCTCTACACCCTGTGCGCCGGCACCGAACCCACCGAGCCGGCGCGGCTGCGCGCCCAGCTCCCCCGCCGCCCCAGCTGGGGCGGCCTGGACCTGGCGTCCAAACTGGACCTCACGGCGTGGTGCCTGCTCGTCCCGGACGGCGTCGACGGGCACCCATCGGTGGTGTGGCGGTTCTGGCTGCCCGAGGCCGCAGTGAAGTTCCTCGACGAGCACACCGACCACCGCGTCAGCCGCTGGGCCAAGGCCGGCTGGATCACCGTCACGCCGGGCGAGGTGATCGACTACGACACGGTGGAGGCCGACATCTCCGCTGACTGCGCGGAGCTGCGGGTCGCGGACATGTCCTACGACGAGTGGTCCGGCGAACCGGTCCGGCAGCGGCTGGAGAAACGCACGAAGGCGCCGATGTGCCCGGTGCCGCAGACCTACCGCGGACTGACGCCGGGCATGACCGAGGTGATGGCCCTGACCCGCTCCCGCGCCTGGTCCCATCACGCAAACTGTGTTGCCGCGTGGTGTTTCGACAACGTGGAAGTGCCCTCCCCGGCGGGTGAGCCGGATCTGATCCGTCCGGACAAGCCCGAGCGCGGGAAGACCGGCAAGCGCATCGACGCCGTCCCGATCACCGCCATGGCGGATGGCGGCTGCGCGGGCAGAAGCTGCGCAAGTCATCACGCATGGCCGTCATGGGGTGAGGAGCCTGCGGAGGGGAACAGACTCCTCCGGTAG
- a CDS encoding terminase large subunit domain-containing protein, whose translation MGWIELARKNGKSELLAFIALYLLMADGVEGAEIYGCALDKPQARKVFDVAARMVRLSPVLSRRLRVIGHAARIVDDKTGSYYEIVAADAGGNLGHNPSVIIFDEVLPQPNGELWSAMRTGRAPGCSR comes from the coding sequence ATCGGCTGGATCGAGCTCGCCCGCAAGAATGGCAAGTCCGAGCTGCTGGCGTTCATCGCGCTGTACCTGCTCATGGCTGATGGTGTGGAGGGCGCGGAGATCTACGGGTGCGCACTCGACAAGCCGCAGGCCCGCAAGGTCTTCGATGTCGCCGCCCGCATGGTCAGGCTCTCCCCGGTGCTGTCGCGCCGGTTGCGGGTGATTGGGCACGCCGCCCGTATCGTCGATGACAAGACCGGCTCCTACTACGAAATCGTCGCCGCTGATGCCGGTGGCAACCTCGGCCACAACCCCTCCGTCATCATCTTCGACGAGGTCCTGCCCCAGCCCAACGGCGAGCTGTGGTCAGCGATGCGGACCGGCAGGGCACCCGGATGCAGCCGCTGA
- a CDS encoding P27 family phage terminase small subunit, translating to MIWERLAPGLISCKVLTAWDAEAFLIMCEALARYRAATQLVNGSALLVQGGPG from the coding sequence GTGATCTGGGAGCGCTTGGCGCCGGGGTTGATCAGCTGCAAAGTGCTGACCGCGTGGGACGCGGAAGCGTTCCTGATCATGTGCGAGGCGCTGGCCCGCTACCGGGCCGCCACGCAGCTGGTGAACGGCTCAGCGCTGCTGGTCCAAGGCGGTCCGGGTTGA